ACAGGTAAACGCGCACCGCAAGACATAAACGGATTCATCATGATGGTGAGGAGGCGATCGCGGCGATTTTCTAACGTACGCGTTGCCATAATTGCGGGAACATTACAACCGAATCCGACTAACATCGGTACAAACGATTTTCCAGGAAGCCCGACAAAGCGCATAAAGCGATCCATCACAAACGCCGCCCGCGCCATATAGCCAGAATCTTCCAAAATTGACAGACACAAAAATAGCAATCCAATAATTGGAATAAAAGTAGCGACAGTTTGGATTCCTCCCCCAACACCTTGCGCTACTAAAACGTTTAACCACGCAGGGCTACCGATTTGCGTTAGCCACTCACCAAAGCCGTCAACAAGAATCGTTCCTGTGAAAATGTCGAAGAAATCCACAAAGGCACTACCAACGTTGATTGTCAGCATGAACATCACATACATCAACGCCAGAAAAATCGGAATGCCTAGCCAGCGATTGAGAACTATGCGGTCAATTTTATCCGAAACGGTGCTACTAACTTGTCGCGTTCGCTCTACGGCTTCTTGAATCAAACGGCGGACAAAATCGTAGCGACTATCTGCAACTAGAATATCAATATCTTCACTCAACACTTGATGAATTTTGCGGCGATTTTCGACAACGAGTTTGTATAACGCTTGTTCGCACAATTCAGGCGCAATCGAATCTTCGTATTCGAGTAGCTTGATTGCTTTCCAGCGCGGATCGACGACACCATGACTGTGTTTCATGACCAACGGGATAAGTTGTGCGATCGCATCTTCAATCACTGCTGGATACGCAACATACGCGTGTGGTTGAGTTGGGTTTTGCAGTTGTTGATAAATCTTCTTGCGCAGTTCCTTTAATCCTTCCGCCCGCGTCGCGACGATGGGTACAACCGGACAACCAAGGCGCTGTGCGAGAATCTCAGGCTTGATGCGTAAGTTTTGTTGCGCGATATCCATCATATTCAACGCGACGACCATCGGTAGCCGCATTTCCAAAATTTGCGTGGTGAGATAAAGATTTCGCTCTAAGTTTGAAGCGTCAACGATATTGACAATGAGTTCGGCTTCGCCAGAAAGCAGATAATTACGAGCAATCGTTTCATCAAGTCCGGTTTCAGTATCTGTCGCATCAAGCGAATAAACGCCTGGTAAATCAACAATCGCAATATTCCAGCCGCGATCGCGATAGCTACCTTCTTTGCGTTCGACTGTCACTCCAGACCAATTTCCCACGCGTTGATTCGCACCAGTCAGCGCATTAAATAACGTTGTTTTACCGCAGTTGGGATTACCTGCTAGCGCAATTGTCCGCTTTGTCACGATTGCACCTCCTCAATCTGTAACGCATCCGCTTCGTCTTTACGTAAACTCAGGTGAAAGCCTCGGACTTCAATTTCGATCGGATCGCCCAGCGGCGCATGACGAGTGACAGTAAACTCGCATCCTGGTGTTAATCCCATCGGTAACAATTTTTCGCGGTAGGCGCGGGCTGTTTGCTCATAACCAACGACGCGCCCTCGACAACCTACTGCTAAATTGCGTAGCTTGGTATTAATTTTGCTGTTTTGGCGCCGATCGGTTGGTGGAATTGTTGTGACAATGACTTGGCGTGCCATTTCTGCACCAAGCCCAATGCGATTATCTTGAATACCCACGACAACCGAACCACTGCTAGTACGACTGACGATCTGAAGTTCGCATCCAAGCGTTAAACCCATATCCATTAGCCGCCGTGCGAATCCACCTTCGCCCATGAGTTCGACAATCCACACGCGATCGCCAACGTTTGCCATCGTTAACGGAAATGACGTTTGATTCGCGTGTGGCGCGATACTGCTTTGTTCTTGATAGGTATCTGTACCGCCAAAAAATGTAAACCCCCACCCTGTGCGACTTTGGTGGCGTGCATCGTTCGGGTTTTTCATGCGATCGCTCTCCCGAATTACTGAGAATTGTTTTTATCAACTTATTTAAAATATTTCTCAAGTAATGCTCATAAGGTGCAGTTTTTAAGGGAGAATTTATATTTGTATTCACAAATCTTTATCCTGAAGGGTAATCGGAAACGCCAGTAGTGACAAACGAAAGATACTGCAAATGCTTTTGTTTGCTAAGTTTGAAAATTTCGCGCTGATTAGGCAGGCGAGCAATCACTCCTTGAGAGGAACTCGTTCAACTTAAAATATATTGCAAATCCTTGTTATTTATTTGCTCGTGTTATATATTTGTCTGCTACGCCTGGCGACTCCCTTCGCGGCTTGACAAATGAGGTACACGCAGGTGGACTTATTGGGTGATGTAGTCCTGCAATTTCTAACCTCTTCCAATTTACGCTCGTTGTGCTAGCGATCGCGTAACTAAACCAATAACTTGGGTAATTTTTTGCAGTTGTTGCGTGACTGCACCGCTTTTTAGAAAAGCTTCAGCTTTGGCGATTCCCGATTGTATATCAGGACAAACGCCGCACCGCCAGAGATAAAAACCACCGTTCCACAAAGCTGTTTGCATCAATTCCGAGGGTTCACCTTGCAAAACCGATTGCATCGCATTTAATAGTTGCGTTGTTGATTCTAATGGGACATTTTTAGTTGTAAAGCCATAATCGCGCGGGACGAGGTGTAAACGTTCGATTGGTTCGTCAGAATTGAGTGTTGATAAGCCAATAATAGCAGTGCGATCACGCGGGAGGTCGCAACTTCCTTCTAATCCTTTTACCGTTGTAAAGTGTTGAGTTCCTCTTACTGCAAAGGCGGTTTGAAACATACCTTCGGTTGGTGGATGAACATAACCTGCAACAATATGTGCATCTCCTGCGTACGGACACCACATCAGTTCCATTGTGGCAAACGGCGGTCGCTTACCGATTTGGTCGCGGTATTCAAATAAACGTTGCGCTAAGGGAAAATGCTGAGGTAGATAAATAAATCCCAAGCCTGTCGCCTCAAATACCTGTTGCGTTTGGGCGAGTGATAAGCTTGTCCAATCAACGCCTAACCCTTGCCAAATCTCAACGAGTGGTAATCCGTATTTCGTTGGTAAGCGATCGCCGCCATGCATAATGACAGGTTGTCCCGCAGCACAAAGGAGTAAAGCCGTAATTGGGCTAATTGGTGCAGTACGCGATCGCCCGTCATAAGGTAAGCCTAAAACAAAGACGCGTTGTTTAGTTGCAATTGGTTGCAGTTTGGGACCTAGTTCATCATATGCATCCAGCATTCCCGCCAACTCTTCGCCAATAGGGCGCTTGATGCGGTGCGCAATGAGAAACGCTCCAATTTGGGCTGGGGTTGCTTCTTGCAGTAAAATCATCCGAGTTGCAGCTGAGGCTTCCTCACGCGTCAGATTCTCGCTGGTATGATTACCGCTACCCACTTTTTTTAGCAAATCCCGAAATGCATTGCTCATTGCGATCGCTCAATCAAAAATAAGATAAATGATGGGTTAAGAGTTCAAGCCTAGCACTATCGCACCTGCAAATTTTTGATAGCTTGCGGTTTTCCATGTTGTTCAAATTGCGGAACGATGAGCTGCTTCACAAGTTGCCAAAAATGTCGAATCGGCGGGATTTGCAAGCGATCCTGTGTTGTCACCATCACAACTTGACGCGTTAAACCTGATTCAACGGTCGAAGAATCACTATTGGCAAGCGATCGCACTGCGAGCGTCGGATCTTGGCGAGCTTCCACTAATGCAGATCGCGGTAATAATGCGATTAATTCGCCTTGACGGACAACACCGCGAAAAGCATCAAGTGTATTTACTTCTAAAACAGCTTGCAGTGTCGCGCCATAACGTTCAAAGCGTTCTTGTACAAGACGCTGCATTCCGTAGCCATCTTTAAAAACAACTTGTGGATAGCGAATTAACTCGAACCAAGGAACTTTATCAAACTGCGCGAGGGGATGATCCGCTGCGGTTAAAACTTCAATCGGTTCATCGTACAGTACTTCGACGACCATTTCGGAACCTGTGGTCAAAAAGCGATTATTCATCACAATTGCCAAATCGACAAGTCCATCTTTGAGAACTTTCAGCGCGCGATCGCTTCCGAGCGAAGTTACCCGCAACTGAATATCAGGATAATCGTGGCAAAATTGCTGTAAAACCGGAGGTAGGCAGTTAGAACAAATCGAGTGTATCGCTGCGATACACAATTCAGGCTGCTTTCCTGCAACTAAATCTGCTAATTCTTCTTTAATTGTCCGCCACTCTTGACAAATTTTGCGCACGCGGGGTAGTACGCGTTCGCCTCCTAATGTCAGCGTCGCACCCGCTGTCCGATGAAACAGCGATAATCCTAAGTCCGCTTCCAACGCTTGGATTTGACGACTAATCGTCGATTGAGTCACGCCACACTTGCGTGCTGCTTGTTGAAAACTACCCGTCTCCGCGATCGCCAAAAAGGCTTGCAACTGCTCTAGCCGCATTTTATGTAGCCTGAATCACATTTAAGGCTTACACTAACTTAGCGGATTTAGCGATCTATTTTCGTAGAGATTGATACAGCAAGAACAAGGGGTGAGTGACTAGTTGTTAGTGGCTAGTGATTAATTATGAGTATAGATAGCAAACAGTATTCCCCTCTGCTTCCTCTACTCCTAATTTGACCATTCAGCTAGCGCGATCGCCACTCCTTCTTTTAATTCGGGTGCGATATCGCGAGTTGTCATTTGTTGTAGTTGTTGATGCGCATCTGGTGCAAGTTGTTTGAGGGCGGCGATCGCATGAAGTTTTACCACGCGCTCTGAATCCGCTAATAAGTTGATTAACGGCTCTATTGCTTGTAATTTGCCCAAATATCCGAGTGATAAGGCAATCGTTCCCTTAATATTTGCCAATTCAGTGACTGGGTGCTGCCAGCGTAGCATATCAATTAATATATCCGCTGCTTTTGATTGATTGCTTGGTTGTTCAACTTGTCCAAGAACTGCAATCGCTTCTTGACAAACACGCACAGATGACGACTGCTGTAAGTAAGAGGCAAGATATTCTAAAGCGCAATTTGATTCGATTCTACCTAAAGCCCGCACAATTTCGATTTGAAGCGACTCTGGTGTATGGGGTGATTGCAGTACTTGATACAAACCATTAGCCGCAGCATCCGTCCCTAATCGCCCTAGTGCGATCGCTGCTGCATGACACACGTCAAGATTAAAATCGTAAAGTTTTGGCAAGATCCGTGCAACAAGGTCTAATTCTGTGCATAAGTCAGCACGAAACCCTAAACCTAGTACTGCTTCGCGTCTTACAGGCGCAGCAATATCATCTAAAGCGTTTAATAAGACTGGCGGAACTTGGGGATCATGAAAACTACTCAAAGCTTCAATTGCTACAGCGCGAACATTTGGTTGGGGATCGCCAACAACGCTGAGTAACGGCGTAATGGTTTCAGATCGCCGGATGTACGCCAGCGATCGCACTGCGAGTAACCGCGTATCTTCTGCTGCTAATAATTCGGTAAGTGGTGCGATTGCACTTTTGCCAATTTGTCCGAGTGCTGTCGCGGCGACTGCTTGTAATTCTTCATTCTCGGTGGTTTTGATCAATTCTACCAAAGCCGCGATCGCTTGTGGATGGTTAAATTCACCTAAAATGCGCACAGCAAACCAACACAATTCGTCATCGTCATCGTCTTCGAGAATTTCGACAAGTGGGGCGATCGCGCTTACTCCCAAGCGAGGAATCAGTTTTCCTACATCCCAGCGGTGTTGAAAATCTCCCGCAAGTAGTGCAGCCATTGCCAAATCAAGGAGTTGCGCTGCTTCGGGTGTTGTATTGATACTATCTGGCTCGCGTCCTCCAGGAATTAGCTGCTGCAAATGTTGCACGAGTACTGACCAATCTCTTGCACTAAACGCTATCTGTGCTTGCTCCAACTGAAGTTGAATACTTGTGTTCACGATTGCTGAGTATGCAGATTAGGAATAGCTTAACGCGATCGCAACCAAATTATTTTCGATTTTCAATGAGTTCTGTCAAGTCTCGCTTGTGTTTTCTCCTTTCAGCTTGATGCAATCTACTGTTGCTGAAACTGAGAACACTTTACTTGTTTTGGGGAAGCACCATCGTTACTCTTTTTACCAAACTTAACCAAAATTCCTGTACAAATCGCTGGCTAAAGCTTCTGAGGTCATGATTTTCCCAATTATGCATGTTTTGCATCTACCTTACGATGGAGCTTATTGCAAAAAATGCATCAAATTTATGCATTTTATTCATAATTTGAAATATTTAGTTACATAAGATACGAAAATACTTGCAATGTAATTCTAACTTGGATGTTGTCAGGCACATTGCAATAAACAAGTATTTCTTATGTAGCCGCAAGGTTTGCAAATCAAAGAAGGTAATTAGCGTTTTGTCCTAACAGCAATCTGCGTAACTAGCTATACGACTTTTCATTTTTAGACCGAATAACCTAACGAACTAAGCCACTTTGAATCAGCATCTTACTTTTTTCATATCCAGCGCGCACACAGGCAAAGAGGGTACACTATGACAGACGCAGCCAAGAAGGAAACCCTAAATAAATTCGAGAAATTCAAAGCCGAGAAAGATGGACTTGCGGTCAAAGGTGAACTCGAACATTTTGCAGCGATCGGCTGGGAAGCAATGGACGAAACCGATCGCGACCATCGCCTCAAGTGGTTAGGAGTCTTCTTTCGTCCTGTAACTCCTGGTAAGTTCATGATGCGAATGCGCATACCCAATGGTGTGATCACAAGTCATCAGCTACGCGTACTTGGTGAAATTGTGCAACGCTACGGCGATGATGGCAATGCAGACATTACAACTCGGCAAAATATTCAGTTGCGTGGGATACGAATCGAAGATGTTCCTGATATTTTTAGCCGCTTTCGCGCCGCCGGGTTAACAAGTGTGCAGTCAGGAATGGACAACGTACGTAACATTACAGGCGATCCGGTAGCGGGACTTGATAAAGATGAGTTATTTGATACGCGCGATTTAGTCCGTCAAGTACAAGACATGATTACCAATAATGGCGAAGGTAATCCTGCGTTTACAAACTTGCCTCGGAAATTCAACATTGCAATTACCGGCGGACGCGATAACTCGGTTCATGCCGAAATTAACGATTTAGCCTTCATTCCTGCATTTAAAGACGATACATTTGGTTTTAACGTAATTGTCGGTGGTTTTTTCTCAGCTAAACGCTGTGACGCGGCGATTCCGCTGAATGCATGGGTACCACCTGAAACTGTCGTAGCTGTCTGCAAAGCAGTTTTAGAAGTCTTTCGGGATCATGGACTGCGGGCAAACCGCCAAAAGTCGCGCTTGATGTGGCTGATCGATGAGTGGGGACTCGATAAATTCCGCGCTGAAGTTGAAAAACAACTCGGTCAAGAACTGCAACCCGCTGCTGAGAAAGATGAAATCGATTGGGAAAAACGCGACCACGTTGGTGTTTTTCGCCAGAAGCAACCAGGATTAAATTATGTCGGGCTACATATTCCAGTAGGACGGCTTTACGCCCAAGATATGTTTGACATTGCTCGACTTGCTGAAGTTTATGGTGATGGTGAAATTCGCCTTACAGTCGAGCAAAACTTGATTATTCCGAATATTCCAGATTCGCGCCTCGATGCTTTCTTCGCTGAACCATTATTGCAGCGCTTCTCGATTAGTCCTGATACGTTAACTAGAGGTTTAGTTTCATGTACTGGCGCGCAGTTTTGTAACTTTGCGTTGATTGAAACCAAGAATCGCGCTTTAAGCACGATCAAGGCACTCGAAGCCGAACTGCATCTAACACGCCCAATCCGCATTCACTGGACAGGATGTCCAAATTCTTGCGGTCAGCCACAAGTTGCAGATATAGGCTTAATGGGAACCAAAGTCCGCAAAAACGGCAAAGCGGTAGAAGGCGTTGACATTTATATGGGTGGCAAGGTTGGTAAAGATGCGCACCTTGGTACTTGTGTCACCAAAGGAATTGCTTGTGAAGATTTACAGCCAGTGTTACGCGATTTGCTTATTGAACATTTTGATGCGAAGCCCAAGCAAGAGGCGATGGTTACTCGGTAGAGTACCGCCAGTAGTTCAACCATATTTGATTAGCAATAATTCAACCCAATCAAGAAAATGAGAAAGTTTACGAGACGGCAATTTATTTTCACAGCAGGTACTGCCACTGCGGCTTCACTTTTAATGCATGGCTGTACTAACGGTAACTCTAACACTGCTACAAATAACAGCAGTACCGTTCCGGCGGCGAACATCAACCCTGCGGATGCGCCAGAAGTCACAACCGCGCGGTTAGGATTTATCGCGCTAACCGACGCTGCGCCTTTAATTATTGCCAAGGAAAAAGGTCTCTTCGATAAGTATGGAATGACCGGCGTGGAAGTGACAAAGCAAGCTTCCTGGGCAGTCACGCGGGACAATCTCGTGCTAGGTTCTGGTGGTGGTGGTATCGATGGCGCGCATATTTTAACTCCGATGCCCTATCTCATGTCGTTGGGAACGATTACGCAGGGCAATCGCGTGCCGATGTACATCTTGGCAAGGCTCAACACCAATGGGCAGGCAATTTCGCTATCGAAAAATTATAACGATTTAAAGGTTGGGCTAGATAGTTCGCCACTGCAACAAGTGTTTGCGCAACAAAAATCAGCAGGAAAAGATTTGCGGGCAGCAGTCACATTTCCTGGAGGAACGCATGATCTGTGGATGCGTTACTGGCTAGCTGCAGGCGGCATTAATCCTCACAGCGATATTTCCTTGATTGTCGTCCCTCCACCACAAATGGTACAGAACGTACGCGTCGGCAACATGGAAACCTTTTGTGTTGGTGAACCTTGGCCCGCACAAACTGTTGCCCAAGGAATTGGTTACACCGCACTTACTACAGGTGAACTGTGGCAAGACCATCCAGAGAAAGCATTGGCAATGCGCGCCGACTGGGTAGACAAACATCCCAAGGCAACGAAAGCCATTTTGATGGCGGTGCAAGAAGCGCAGCAATGGTGTGCTTTGCCAGAAAATAAAGAGGAAATGGCAAAAATCGTTGCTAATCGTCAGTGGTTAGGAGTACCAGTCGAAGATATTCTCGGTCGCTTCCAAGGTAAGTACGACTACGGTACAGGTCGCGTAGAAGACTACAGCAACTCATTAGTGATGAAGTTCTGGCGCGATAACGCCTCGTATCCTTACAAGAGTCACGATTTGTGGTTTTTAACCGAAAACATTCGTTGGGGTTATATTCCAGGTGATACCGATACGAAAGCAGTCGTCGATCAAGTGAACCGCGAAGATTTGTGGCGCGAAGCTGCGCAAGCGCTTGGCGTACCAGCGGCGGAAATTCCACAGAGTACTTCGCGTGGTGTGGAAACATTCTTTGATGGGGTGCAGTTTGACCCAGAAAATCCAACGGCGTATTTGAATAGCTTGAAGATTAAAAAAACTTAAGCGATCGCAAAAAACTTGAAAGTTGTAAGAATACGGGATAGGAGAACAAACAGAGGATGACAACACTTGGTAGCCGCGCCCCCAGAAGCAGAAATCAGCAAAAGACGATGTCCTTTGTAGCAAAATACATCGTGCCACCACTGATTGCGATCGCTGTTTTTTTAATTGTTTGGCAGCTACTTTTTTCAAGCCCAGATGCAAATTTACCAGGTCCAATTACGGTACTTCAAGAAACATGGGACCCTTTGATTATCAACCCGTTTTTTGATTATGGTGGAACAAATAAAGGATTAGGTTTGCAAATCCTCGCCAGTTTGGGGCGCGTTGCGATCGGCTTTTCCTTGGCGGCGATTGTCGGAATTGCGCTAGGGATTCTCATCGGAATTAGTCCGTTTATTTATCGCGCGCTCGATCCTTTGTTTCAAGTGTTGCGGACTGTACCACCTTTAGCATGGCTACCGCTGTCACTCGCAGCATTTCAACAAGCTAACCCTTCGGCAATTTTCGTCATCTTTATCACCGCAATTTGGCCGATCATCATTAACACGACTGTGGGCGTACAACAAATTCCCCAAGATTATCGCAACGTTGCGAAAGTACTGCGCCTGTCAGGACCAAAGTTTTTCTGGAAAATATTACTTCCGTCTGCGGTTCCTTATATCTTTACAGGTTTGAGAATCGGGATTGGTTTATCTTGGCTGGCGATCGTCGCCGCCGAGATGCTCACAGGTGGTGTAGGAATCGGCTTCTTTATCTGGGATGCTTACAACAGTTCGCGCTTGAGTGAGATTATCCTCGCGCTAATTTATGTCGGTATCGTTGGTCTCATCCTTGATCGCATTGTGGCTTTTGTCGCCTCCAAAGTCGTCCCAGAAGAGCAAAAGGCTTAACAAAGGAGCGAGGGATAGTTGTTATTACAAAGAAATTCGTTTTAGTTCATCCTTTCCCTGACCCTGAACTCTGACCCCTGACCTCTCATTGATTAAGTTATGAAAGTATTTGTAGAAGTCGATCACGTCGATCAGGAATTTGTGTTACCGAGTGGTGGCACTTATGTCGCGCTACGCAATATTGAACTGAAAATTCAACAAGGCGAATTCGTCTCGTTAATTGGACACTCTGGGTGTGGTAAATCTACGCTACTGAATATTATTGCGGGGCTAAATCGCCCGGCGAGAGGTGGGGTATTACTCGAAGGGCGACAAGTTACCAAGCCTGGACCTGATCGCATGGTCGTGTTTCAAAACTACTCGTTACTACCTTGGTTAACCGTACGCGAAAACATTGCTTTAGCCGTCGATGAAGTAATGAGCAATGTACCCAAAGGCGAACGCCGAGGAATCGTTGAACAACACATTGATTTAGTTGGATTGCGTCATGCAGCGAATAAACGCCCAGGGGAAATTTCAGGGGGGATGAAACAGCGAGTGGCGATCGCTCGCGCTTTATCAATTCGTCCAAAATTACTCTTGCTAGATGAACCGTTTGGCGCACTCGACGCTTTGACACGCAGTGGTTTGCAAGATCAGTTGATGAAGATCTGCGAGCAAAACCACATGACGTGTGTGATGGTGACACACGATGTGGATGAAGCATTGCTGTTATCCGATCGCATCGTCATGCTGACGAATGGACCCGAATCGCATATCGGGCAAATTTTGGATGTTCCCTTTCCACGTCCGCGCCATCGCTTGGAAGTTGTGAATCACCCGAATTACTACAGCTTGCGCAACGAAATTGTTTATTTCCTGAATCAGCAAAAACGCGCGAAACAGCGTAAAGCACAGCAAGCGGTGGCGATCGCCCGCAATGGTTTAGAAAAAGTCAATCTTGAAATCGGCTTTATTCCTCTAACCGATTGTGCGCCGTTGGTCGTGGCGAAGGAAAAAGGCTTTTTTGAGAAATACGGCTTAGATGAAGTGATCTTGTCGCGCGAACCAAGTTGGAAAGCGATTTCCGAAGGTGTGGCAACACGTCGTCTGGATGCCGCGCAAATGACCGCAGGAATGCCTTTAGCGATGACGCTGGGAATGAATGGTCAAGCCCCACAACCGATCGTGACAGGGTTAGTTTTGGCACGTAATGGTAATTCGATTACGCTCAGCAAGCGATTTTATGATCAAGGAGTCCGGACACTCGCGGATTTTAAAGCAGCGATCGCACGCACACCGGATAAAGTTCATACTTTAGGCATGGTGCATCCCGCATCGATGCATAATTTGATGCTGCGCTACTGGCTTTCTTCAGCGGATATTGACCCTGATTTGGATGTAAGTCTCACCGTGATTCCGCCACCGCAAATGGTTGCGAACCTCAAAGCTGGAAATATTGACGGCTACTGCGTGGGCGAACCTTGGAATTCCCGCGCGGTTAAGGAAAACTTAGGTTTTGTCATTGCTACAGATCTGGACATCTGGAACGGACACGTCGAGAAAGTTTTAGGTGTCCGTGAAGACTGGGCAAATCAACACCCTGAAACGCACCTTGCTTTAATTAAAGCCTTGCTCGAAGCGTGCGAGTACTGCGACGATCGCCGCAATCGCGAAGAAATTGTCGCGCTGTTAGCCCAACCGCAGTACATCGGCGTTGCACCAGAATACATTCGCCCTGGATTCGTTGACGAATACGATCGCGGTAACGATACAGAACCTGAAATGCTGTTGCGATACAACCAATTTTACGTTGATCGCACGAACTGCCCTTATCGCGTTGAGGGATTGTGGATGATGACGCAATTGGCTCGTTGGGGAATTACACCTTTTCCGAAAAACTGGATCGAAATTTTGGATCGGGTGCAGCGTGTCGATTTATTCGGCGCAGCAGCAAGAGATCTCGACTTGTTCGACACAGAACGCGATCGCAGTTCGATTCATTTCTTTGATGGCACGGTGTTCAATCCTGATGACCCAATTCGCTATCTTAATAGCCTCAAATTCAAGCGCAATGTGCGGATTGAAGAAGTTGTCGTTGATGCAACGCCAGCAGCTGTATAAAAAATATTCTAAACCTTCATTCTTACCGATATCTCATATGCAAACTCTAAACACCACAACTGTTAGAAAATCTGAAGTTCTCAACGGCGATCCATTTCTGGTGATCGATAACGTTTCTAAAATTTATCCGACACCAACAGGACCATACATCGTTTTGGATGGTATTAATCTCACGGTTTATGAAGGGGAATTTGTTTGTTTAATCGGTCACTCTGGCTGTGGTAAATCGACGCTTTTGGATATGGTGTCAGGATTTCGTAAGCCGAGTGAAGGTGAGGTGCGACTGCAAACCAAGCGAATTACAGAACCAGGTCCTGATCGCATGGTGGTGTTTCAGAATTATTCGCTGCTACCTTGGCTGAGTGCGTTTGAAAATGTGTATTTGGGGATTGATTCGGTTTATCCAAAAAAAACCAAAGCTGAGAAAGTGGCGATCACTAATGAACATCTTGCGCTTGTCGGACTTGCTGATGCAGCGCATAAAAAGCCTAGAGAACTTTCTGGCGGAATGAAACAGCGCGTATCAATTGCGCGGGCTTTGGCATTGCGTCCGAAAGTTTTAGTATTAGATGAACCATTCGGCGCGCTTGACCCAATTACTCGCGAGGAATTGCAAGAAGAACTGCTGAAAATTTGGAGCGATCATCAAGTTACCGTACTGATGATCACGCACGATATCGATGAAGCATTGTTCTTAGCCGATCGCTTGGTGATGATGACAAACGGTCCAGCGGCAAATATTGGGGAAATTATGAATATTCCGTTTCCACGCCCCCGCAACCGCGCCCGCATCATGGAAGACCCCGAATATTACAACTTACGCAACCAAGCTTTAGACTTCCTCTATCGTCGTTTTGCCCACGTGGATGAGGGGTGAGTGGTTGAGAGAACATTATATGTATTTCTCTCCTGCGTCCTCTGCTTTCCTGAACCCTAGATCGAGGGATATTAACAATGACTGATACAACTAAAACCCTCTGTCCCTATTGTGGTGTAGGCTGTGGTTTGGAGGTGTCGCCGCCAGCGCAGCTAGGGAAGGCAATTAATCGCGACGGTCAAGGTGATCCGATTTGGAAGGTAAAAGGCGATCGCAATCATCCTTCGAGTCAAGGTATGGTTTGTGTTAAAGGCGCAACTATCGCTGAAGCAATCGACAAAAACCGCTTGCGTTACCCGATGCTACGCGACTCGTTAGATGAGCCGTTTCGTCGCGTTAGTTGGGATGAAGCTTATGAATGCATTGTCCATCGCATTCAATCGGTATGCGCGACTCAAGGAGCCGATGCGGTATGTATGTACGGTTCAGGGCAAATGCAAACCGAAGATTACTACGTTGCCCAAAAGCTGCTCAAAGGTTGCTTAGGAACAAATAACTTTGACTCAAATTCGCGCTTGTGTATGTCATCAGCGGT
This window of the Chroogloeocystis siderophila 5.2 s.c.1 genome carries:
- a CDS encoding ferredoxin--nitrite reductase, which produces MTDAAKKETLNKFEKFKAEKDGLAVKGELEHFAAIGWEAMDETDRDHRLKWLGVFFRPVTPGKFMMRMRIPNGVITSHQLRVLGEIVQRYGDDGNADITTRQNIQLRGIRIEDVPDIFSRFRAAGLTSVQSGMDNVRNITGDPVAGLDKDELFDTRDLVRQVQDMITNNGEGNPAFTNLPRKFNIAITGGRDNSVHAEINDLAFIPAFKDDTFGFNVIVGGFFSAKRCDAAIPLNAWVPPETVVAVCKAVLEVFRDHGLRANRQKSRLMWLIDEWGLDKFRAEVEKQLGQELQPAAEKDEIDWEKRDHVGVFRQKQPGLNYVGLHIPVGRLYAQDMFDIARLAEVYGDGEIRLTVEQNLIIPNIPDSRLDAFFAEPLLQRFSISPDTLTRGLVSCTGAQFCNFALIETKNRALSTIKALEAELHLTRPIRIHWTGCPNSCGQPQVADIGLMGTKVRKNGKAVEGVDIYMGGKVGKDAHLGTCVTKGIACEDLQPVLRDLLIEHFDAKPKQEAMVTR
- the ntrB gene encoding nitrate ABC transporter permease; amino-acid sequence: MSFVAKYIVPPLIAIAVFLIVWQLLFSSPDANLPGPITVLQETWDPLIINPFFDYGGTNKGLGLQILASLGRVAIGFSLAAIVGIALGILIGISPFIYRALDPLFQVLRTVPPLAWLPLSLAAFQQANPSAIFVIFITAIWPIIINTTVGVQQIPQDYRNVAKVLRLSGPKFFWKILLPSAVPYIFTGLRIGIGLSWLAIVAAEMLTGGVGIGFFIWDAYNSSRLSEIILALIYVGIVGLILDRIVAFVASKVVPEEQKA
- a CDS encoding HEAT repeat domain-containing protein, which translates into the protein MNTSIQLQLEQAQIAFSARDWSVLVQHLQQLIPGGREPDSINTTPEAAQLLDLAMAALLAGDFQHRWDVGKLIPRLGVSAIAPLVEILEDDDDDELCWFAVRILGEFNHPQAIAALVELIKTTENEELQAVAATALGQIGKSAIAPLTELLAAEDTRLLAVRSLAYIRRSETITPLLSVVGDPQPNVRAVAIEALSSFHDPQVPPVLLNALDDIAAPVRREAVLGLGFRADLCTELDLVARILPKLYDFNLDVCHAAAIALGRLGTDAAANGLYQVLQSPHTPESLQIEIVRALGRIESNCALEYLASYLQQSSSVRVCQEAIAVLGQVEQPSNQSKAADILIDMLRWQHPVTELANIKGTIALSLGYLGKLQAIEPLINLLADSERVVKLHAIAALKQLAPDAHQQLQQMTTRDIAPELKEGVAIALAEWSN
- a CDS encoding CmpA/NrtA family ABC transporter substrate-binding protein: MRKFTRRQFIFTAGTATAASLLMHGCTNGNSNTATNNSSTVPAANINPADAPEVTTARLGFIALTDAAPLIIAKEKGLFDKYGMTGVEVTKQASWAVTRDNLVLGSGGGGIDGAHILTPMPYLMSLGTITQGNRVPMYILARLNTNGQAISLSKNYNDLKVGLDSSPLQQVFAQQKSAGKDLRAAVTFPGGTHDLWMRYWLAAGGINPHSDISLIVVPPPQMVQNVRVGNMETFCVGEPWPAQTVAQGIGYTALTTGELWQDHPEKALAMRADWVDKHPKATKAILMAVQEAQQWCALPENKEEMAKIVANRQWLGVPVEDILGRFQGKYDYGTGRVEDYSNSLVMKFWRDNASYPYKSHDLWFLTENIRWGYIPGDTDTKAVVDQVNREDLWREAAQALGVPAAEIPQSTSRGVETFFDGVQFDPENPTAYLNSLKIKKT